CTTAATGACATTTTCTTCAATAAAATCTAAAGCTTCCTCCGGTTCTACAGCCACCTTCATTTTTACATAGCCTTCATTTTCTGCCCGAAGCATGGCTAATAAACGGTGTGATGGTGCTTTGGTAATGGATTCCGACCACTCAAAATACTGCTCAAATTTCTTAGCTCCTTCTTCTTCCCGCTTGGCTTTTACCACTTTGGTTTCCACAACCGCTTTGCGTTGAAACAATCGTCTCAGGTTTTTCCGGATGTAGATATTTTCATTAATCCATTCTGCCACGATATCTCTGGCACCCTGCAAAGCTTCCTCTTCGCTGGCAACATTACCGTTCAGGTATTTTGAAGCGATAAAATCCAGATCGTCGGCATTTTGTGCCATTATAATTTTTGCCAAAGGCTCCAATCCGTTTTCACGGGCAACATCGGCCTTTGTCTTTCTTTTCTTTTTATACGGCAGGTATAAATCTTCCAGATCGTTCAGATCGAAACTGCTGTTGATCTTCTGTTCCAGTTCCGGCGTTAAGGCATTTTGTTCCTGAATTGCCTTGATGATCGCTTCTTTTCGTTTGCTGATGGCTTCAAAAGTCAGATTCAGTTTGGCAATCTGTTCAATGACTACCTCATCCAGATTCCCGGTACGGTCTTTCCGGTAACGGGCAATAAAAGGAATCGTACAATCTTCCGATAGAAGCTGCAGCGTATTTTCTATATTTTTTGGAGCGGTCTGAACGTGCTTCAGAATGTATTCAATCGTGTTCATCCTTAAAATAAAAATGGGTGTTTAAAATTTTATTAACCTTAGCGCGAAAAGCTAATATATAGTAGGCTAAAATACTATCTTTGGCAGAAATTTTATAACAATGTCCCCATTATTATGTTTTCTTCTGGTAATTAACGGTATAACGTTATTTACTTTCGGATTAGACAAATGGCTGGCTGTTAATCGCAAAAGCAGAATTGCTGAAAGAACGCTTTTACTACTCGCCTTTTTTGGCGGTACGATGGGTGCCTTATCCGGAATACTGCTGTTTCGTCACAAAATTGCAAAAGGTTCCTTTTTATGGAAATTTGCAGTGGTATTTGCTATCCAGGTCATCATTTTATACCTGCTGCTACCGTATTTTTCCAGTCCGGATCAGGTTTCTGACCGGTAGAAAAGTGTCGACAGAATTCGTTCAAAATCAATATATTTGTCAAACATCTTACTAAATTCAAACTATTTTGACTCAGAATCCTACAAAATTTAATTTTTCAAAGTTTTCATTTCTTTTGAATCCAAAATATATTTTTGGAATCCTTGTCATTTTAGCCGGATTAATTGCGGTAAAACAATTTACGAACGGTAGTTACAACAACTATTCGATTTTCAAATACACGTTCTGGCACCTCATCGAATCCAAATCACTTTACGACCACTATCCTGCCGAATATTGGGATCGCAATCACTACGGTCCTGTATTTGCCATCTTTATTGCCCCTTTTGCCCTTTTACCGGACTATCTGGGAATGTTTTTCTGGAATGTATGCAGTGTACTGGTTTTTGCATTCGGTATTTACAGCCTGCCGCTTTCCAATAAAATCAAGGCAATAATTACGCTTATCTGTGCGAATGAGCTGATCACCGCTTTGCTTAGCTTTCAGTTTAATATTTTCCTTACAGGAGCCATCTTGATTGCTTTTTCCTTTACGTTAAAAAATAAAAACCTGATTGCGACTTTCCCGATAATCAGTTGTGCGTTTATAAAACTTTACGGCGTTGTGGGACTGGCATTTTTCTTCTTTACCAAGAAAAAGATCTCGTTTATCCTGGGGCTGGTTTTCTGGACGGTATTGCTTTTTGTACTGCCCATGGTATTGTCTTCCCCTAAGTTCATAATCGATACCTATGTAGAATGGTTCAACACTTTGGTTTATAAAAATTCTTCCAATATTTCACTGGATTCGTATCAGGATATTTCAATCATGGGACTGGTACGCAGAACGTTAGGTGATCCTACAATCCCGAATTCCCCGTTTTTACTGGGCGGTGTTTTGTTATTCGGGTCTACTTACCTTCGCATCAGTCAATACCGCTTTCTGGAATACCGTTTATTGCTTTTGGCATCCACGTTAATTTTTACGGTGATCTTTAGCAGCGGATCCGAATCGCCAACGTATATTATTGCTTTTACAGGTGTTGCCATCTGGTTTATGAGCAAGTCAAAACATACCAAATGGGATATTGCATTACTGGTTTTTGCAATCCTGCTGACTTCATTTTCACCAACCGATTTATTCCCGAAAGTGGCCCGTGTTTTCATCAGAAATCATGCCTTGAAAGCACTTCCCTGTGTAATAATCTGGTTTACTATTATTTATGAAATGCTAACGAAAGATTTCAAACCTAAATCCGTTACCGTATGCGAAAATTAGTTTCCATAATCATCCCGGCTTATAATGAAGCCGAAAATGTCCGGCACATCTTTGATAAAATCAAGGTTGTTTTTGATACGTTACCCTATAACTGGGAGGCTATTTTTATTGATGACGGGAGTAAAGACGAAACGATAAATACGGTTATGGCTTTGTCTAAAGAAAATAATAATGTTTATTTTTTAGAGTTTTCAAAAAATTTCGGGCATCAGTTAGCGGTTAAAGCCGGTTTGGACAATGCCTATGGGGACTGTGTGGTTTCTCTGGACTGCGATGCACAGCATCCGCCGGAAATCATTCCGGATATGCTGGTAAAATGGGAGGAAGGCTATGATATTGTTTATACCATCCGGGAAGAAGACAAACGCCTTTCGAAAGCCAAGCGCAGTACTTCCAATCTTTTTTACAAGCTGGTTAATTCCCTATCGGATATTGAACTGGAAGCCGGTACGGCCGATTTCCGTTTGCTGGACCGTAAAGTGGTCAATGTATTCCGCAATTTCCACGAAACAGAACCTTTTTTAAGAGGGCTGATCAAATGGCTGGGCTTTAAGCAGCACGGTATTCACTATTCGCCGGCCGAACGTTTTGCCGGAAGCAGTAAATATTCCGTAAAAAAAATGATTCATCTGGCGTTACACGGCGTAACGTCTTTTAGTATAAAACCACTGTATACCGCGGTTTATTTAGGACTGAGCATGTCCCTGCTGTCCCTGTTATACATTCCTTACGTGATTTATGCTTTTTACAGCCATATTGAAGTATCCGGATGGGCTTCCACCATTATGACCATCGTTTTCTTTGGCGGTTTACAGCTCATCATGCTGGGAATTATCGGGATTTATGTGGGCAAAATGTTTATGCAGACTAAGAACCGGCCGAATTATATTATCCGTTCTACCAATTTAAAAGACCAGTCATGATTTTATTAAGTTTTGATATTGAAGAGTTCGATATGCCTTTTGAGTATTCAAAGGACATTTCTTTTGAAGATCAAATGCAAATATCAATAGAAGGCTCTCATAAAATCCTGGATTTACTGGAGAAACATGAGGTCAGAGCCACTTTTTTCAGTACGGCAACTTTTGCCATTCACGCGCCGGAAATTATCGAAAGAATCAAAAGAGCAGGGCATGAGCTGGCTTCCCATACTTATTATCATTCCGATTTTAAAGTGCCGCATTTACGGGAATCCCGGGAAAAACTGGAAGCTTTATCCGGCATGAAAGTAACCGGTTTCAGAATGCCCAGAATGATGCCCGTTGATGAAAAAGAAGTGGCAAAAGCCGGATATACTTACAACAGTTCCATCAATCCGACCTTTTTACCGGGAAGGTATAACAACCTGCATATTTCCAGAACCTATTATATGCAGGACAATGTTTTACAAATACCGGCTTCTGTTAGTCCGCTGGTACGTTTTCCGCTGTTTTGGCTGTCATTTCATAACCTGCCCTTGAATTTGTACAGCTGGATGGCAAAGAAAACCTATCAGAAAGACCAATACCTCAACATTTATTTCCATCCCTGGGAGTTTACCGACCTGGATGATTTTGAGCGTTTTGGTTTTCCGGGTTATGTGCGCAAAAATACCGGTGTCAAAATGGAAGAGAGGCTGGATCGCTTTATTGCAAAAATGAAAAAAAACCAGTTGCCGTTCGGTACTTTTCAGGAGTTTATCCGTACGATTCAAAAATAAAAAAGCATCCTTTTGGGATGCTTTTTCTATAATTTCTAATCTTGTTTATTATTGACAAAACGGGATTTTATTCACCCGGTTGGCATGTCTGCCGCCTTCAAAATCCGTCGTTAAAAACGCTTCCACCATTTCTACGGCCTGTGGTATCGATGTAAAACGCGCCGGGATGCTGATAATGTTTGCATCATTGTGCTGACGTGCCAAAACCGCAATTTCCTTAGTCCAACACAACGCGGCTCTGATACCCTGGTGTTTGTTTGCTGTAATGGCAATTCCGTTTCCGCTGCCGCAGATTACAATACCAAAAACAGCTTTTCCTGCTGTAACATCCGTTGCTACCGCATGTCCGAAATCGGGATAATCAACACTGTCAAAAGTATCTGTACCGTGGTTGGTAACGATGTGTCCTTTTGCTTCTAAGTGTTTTACAATAGCTTGTTTATAATCCGGACCGGCATGGTCATTTCCAATTGAAATATTCATTGTGTTGTTGTTTGTTGTTATGCCCTGCAAAGTTAGAAAAGAATCCTGTTAAACAATTTTTAAATTTGTATCATCATTTAATTTTTTCAGGATTTCCCGAACTGTTTCCAGATCATTCGGATGCACCTTCAGTTTGATTCCTCCCAAAGCCTGAGAATACATCGGTACGATATTCATCATTGTCTCATTTTCAAAAAAGTACTGGATCCGGCTTTGGTCCAATAAGTGTTTCAGCACGGTAATCTCGTGCGGATAATCAAAAACGGCAATCGTTATAAATTCGTTCATTTCTCAGACTTTTTATAAAGATACAAAAGTTATTATTTCTATAAATCTTAATTCATTGTACATAATTGTTAATACTTATTTGTAATTTTAGCAGTATATTAGAAATGAAACATGAGTAAGAAACACAAAAAGTTAGGAAAGACAGGGAAAGATTTTTCTGGTAAAATTTTTAAAATCCTGTCCAAAGATCCTAATAAAACATTCAACTATAAACAAATAGCTTCTGTTTTAGAATTGAATGACACCCAAAGTCGCAACGAAATCATCAAAGAATTAAAATACCTGGCCTCCAAAGAAAAGATTGAAGAAATAGATCGCGGAAAGTACCGCGTGATCTCCAAAGCCGATTATTTCGAAGGAATCATTGATATGACCAGTCGTAAAACAGCCTATTTTGTGGCTGCCGAATTAGAAGATGATGTTTTTATCCCGACCAACAATTTAAACCATGCGCTTGACGGCGACAAGGTAAAAGTATATATCTACAACAGAAGAAAGGGCAGAAGACCGGAAGGAGAAGTTGTTGAAATTGTAGAAAGAAAGAAAACGGATTTTGTGGGTGTTATTGACATTCAGAAAAACTTTGCATTTGTAGCTACCGCCAATCCGAAAATGTACACGGATATTTTTATCCCAAAAGACAAAATAGGAGAGGCACAGGATGGCGATGTGGTATTGGTGCACATTGAAGACTGGCCGGCAAAAGCCGATAGTCCTTTTGGAACGGTTACCAAAGTTTTAGGAAAACCGGGTGAGCACAATACTGAAATTCACGCTATTCTGGCCGAATACGGCCTGCCGTATGATTTCCCGGTAGAAGTGGAAGTCTATGCACAAAAACTGGATACTTCCATTCAGGAAAGTGAAATCCTGAAACGCCGTGACATGCGCGATACGCTTACGTTCACGATTGACCCGAAAGATGCGAAAGATTTTGACGATGCTTTATCGTTTAAAAAACTTCCGAACGGCAATTACGAAATCGGAATCCACATAGCCGACGTTTCCCATTATGTACAGGAAGGAACAATCCTGGACGAAGAGGCCTATAAAAGAGCCACATCGGTTTATTTAGTGGACAGGGTAGTGCCAATGCTTCCGGAAGTATTGTCTAATTTTGCCTGTTCTTTGCGTCCGCATGAAGAAAAGTACACTTTCTCGGCCGTTTTTGAACTGAATGAAAAAGCAGAATTAGTAAACCAGTGGTTCGGAAGAACGGTAACCTATTCCGATCAGCGATTTGCCTATGAAGAGGCACAACAGATCATTGAAACAAAAGGAAATGTTATTCCTGCCGAAATTTCCTTAACCGGAAATGAATATATAGTAGATAGCCCTATAGTGGAAGCCACGTTAAAACTGGATGAACTGGCAAAAATTCTAAGACGCAAAAGACTGAATAACGGTGCGATTTCATTTGATAAAGTGGAAGTGAAATTCCATTTAAATGAAAATGCAGAGCCAACAGGCGTTTATTTTAAGGTCGCTAAAGACGCTAATCACCTGATTGAGGAGTTCATGTTGCTTGCCAACAGAAAAGTGGCGGAATTCATCGGAAAACAAAAGAAAACATTTGTGTACCGTATCCACGATGAACCGGATGAAGATAAATTAATCAACCTGCAAACGGTGATTTCAAAATTCGGTTATTCCATCAATTTTAAATCCAAGGACAGTATTTCAAAATCACTGAATACTTTACTGGAGGATGTTCAGGGTAAAAAAGAACAAAACCTGGTCGATACACTTGCTATCCGCAGTATGAGTAAAGCGGTTTATTCTACTGAAAACATAGGCCATTACGGTTTGGCATTCGATTATTATTCCCATTTTACCTCACCAATTCGTCGTTATCCCGATGTTATGGCACATCGTTTGCTACAGCATTATCTCGATGGCGGAGCTTCGGCAGATGCAGAAGTGTATGAAGAAAAATGTGTTCATTCTTCATCCATGGAAGGCCTTGCGGCAAACGCAGAGCGTGACAGCATCAAATACATGCAGGTAAAATACATGCAGGATCACAAAGACGAAGAGTTTTTGGGTGTTATTTCCGGTGTGACAGAATGGGGAATTTATGTAGAAATCATTGAGAATAAATGCGAAGGAATGGTTCGCATCAGAGAAATTCGGGATGATTATTACACTTTCGATGAGAAGCAATATGCTTTAGTTGGAGAAATTTCTCATAATATTTTACAATTAGGAGACGAAGTTATCGTTAAAGTGAAAAATGCCGATCTGGTTAAAAAACAATTGGATTTTCATTTTATTAAAAAGAGAGAGTAGTCTAATTTAAAATGTAATTCTTATGATAAAAACAAATCTGAAAAACAATTTCATGCTGGTAGCATTGCTTATTGTCGCGCAATTGGGTTTTGCCCAGGTAAATAAAAATGTTGGTGATTTTACAACCGTAAAAGTATTCGATAAAATTTCAGCGCAATTGGTTCCTTCATCAGAAAGCAAAATTGAGATTAAAGGGGAAGGCGCCGAAAAAGTGGAAGTGGTGAACAAAAACGGGGATTTGAAAATCCGTATGCCACTGGATAAATTCCTGAAAGGTGAAGATATAACCGTTATTATACATTTCAAAAATATTGAAAGCATTGAAGCCAGTGAAGGTGCTTATGTTTCCAGTGAAGCAACCCTGAAAGGTGTTGACTTTACCGTAAATGCCAACAAAGGCGGACAGATAAAGGTGATCCTTGATGTTAAAAAAGCCGGTGTTCGTGCTACAACAGGTGGTGTTGTAAAATTGAGCGGTAAGGCACAAAATCAGGATATTGTGATTAATTCCGGAGGTATTGTAAATGCTAAAACTTTTGAAACATCTCAAACTACTGTTGCGGTAAACGCCGGTGGTGAAGCAGATGTTTTTGCAACGGATCTGGTGGATGCCAAAACCAGAGCAGGCGGGGATATCACCGTTTACGGAAATCCTAAAAAAGTAAATCAAAAAACTTTTGCCGGAGGAAGCATTGATATCATCAAAAAATAATAAACCGCGTTACCGCTTAAAAAGACAGGCTCTGTATATGAGCGTTTAGATCTTCATCAATGAGTTCTAATTTCTTTTTTAAGCGGTAACGTCCTTTTTTAACGCTCTCTGCCGATATACCAAGAATGGACGCTACTTCAAAAGAATCTAAATTCAGTTTGATCAGCAATAGCATCCGCAATTCACCAGGAGTTAAGTTATTGTGCTTTTTTCGGATATGCGGTATAAATCCCGGGTAAACCTTGTCAAAGTATTCCTTGAACAAAAACCAGTCTTCCTCTGTTAAGATTTTCATTTTGCTTAATTCTCCGATATTTCTGGAATGGATTGCATCGTCATGGTCTACATTAAAACTATTCAGTTTCTGTTCCAATTCATTAATAATTTCCGATTTTGTAAGCAGTTTATCTGTGAAATTATCCAGCGCTTTTCGTTTTAGTTCCATTTCTATTTTAAGCCGTTCGATTTCCGATTCGTGAAGCTTCTTATCCACAAGGAACAGTTCTTGATTCTTACGGCTTCTAAAAACGAAATAAGCAACAGCAATCGATCCCGTTATAATTAAAAATAAAATCGTAACCACATACATCCAGCGTTGGTTTTGGGCAAGCTGTTTGTCTTTTTGAAGCAGTTTTATCTTTTCTTCTTTTTGTTTGGTTTCATATTTGGTCGAAACATCCTGAATTGCTTTTTCTTTTTGAATATTAAACAGCGTATCCTTTGTTTTGCTATACTTCATATAGTACACCAAAGCTTCTTTATAATTCCCTTTAATTCTTTCTAGTTTGGACAACTGTTGTAATGAGATTCTGGATTCATTCTGCATTTTTTTAGATTGTGCAATTTTATAAGCCAACTCATATTTTGCTAGGGCGCCATCAATATTATTCTTTTCCTTTAAACAATGTGCGATATTATGCATTATCGTAATAGGTACTTCCTTGTTATTGCCTCCCGAAAGAAAGAGTTTTTCTGAAGTATAGAGATATTCCAAAGCCAGATCCCAATTTTTCAGACCCATATAGGCAATTGCGATATTATTGTTGGATTCAGCCTGTCCGGATATATCCTTTAATTTTTTCCTTAATTCCAGCGAATGTTTTGCCAGTTGGACAGATGCTTCAAATTTATCATCCTGAAATAACATTACCGCTTTAGCAGATTCAAAATAAGCAAGATTCAAACTGTCTTTTACCTTTGCAAAATAAGCAAGAGCCTTGTCGCCATATAATTCCGATTTATTATAATCCTGATTTAGAAAAAAATTGATTCCCAAATTACCAATAGTACTGTAATACAGTCTGTTTTTATCGGTTAAATCGCTTTTTTCTAAAAAATCAAGCGCTTTATACTGAAGGTTTATGGCAGCATCAAATTTTCCCATTTTTGAAAAGGATTCCGCGGCGCCCTTTAGTCCATAATACATTTCCCTTTGTAATAGCTTTGTATTTAAACCCTGTAACGCTTTATTGAAAAACACTTGTGCCGAGTCAAATCTGGATTGATGCAGGTAAACATATCCTTTGTACAAATTAAGAACAGCTGTTTTTTCTTTAGACTCCTCAGCGGGTTCTTTTATTTCTTTTCCAAGCCGGGCATAATCCTTTTTTTTATACCATGAAAACAAAGAATCATAATACCGGTTTTCATCCGTACTGGTCGTTCTTTTATTTATTTCCAATTGCGTGGTGCTATTATTTTTCTTTTCACAAGAAATGAATACTACCATAAGAAGTAGCCCCATGGCTTTTAAATGTTTCACGTATAATGTTTTGTTTTTAAAAAGTATTCCTGTTTTTGAATTAAATCAAAATGCGAAATAAATCTTTTTATAATTATCCCAGGCTCCTAAAAATGGGATGTCCTCTTTTTTGTCCACCGCAAATATGGTGATTATAATCTTTTCAAAAATAGATTTGTAAAAAACTAAAAACCTATATTGAATGAAGAAAATTACTTTATTATTACTGTTAACTTCCTTTACTTTTTCTTTTGCGCAAACAGCAAGTCCAAGTCCTTATTGTGCTTCTAATTATTCCAATGAGCCTTTTGCTTTACCCGATTATTTTATAACATCAGTTGTTTTGAAAAACGCAACATTAATTACTAAAAATGTCCAAAGTGCAGCTCCAAACTATCAATTTTACAATACTGTTGCCGCACAGGATCTGCCTAAAAATTCCCAGGCAAACATTACTATCAACTTTAACGGATCAACTATGCATTATATTGATGCCTGGATTGATTACAACAAAAACAATGCATTTGATACAGGAGAAAGTATTGGTTATTATGACCGGATAAACGATCCTAATATGAACATGAATGTGACCAGTAAAACATTTTCTTTTACAGTACCGGCAAGTGCACAAAACGGTACAACAAGATTGAGAGTAAGAGTAGTGGAAGATGACGATGTGTTTTTTTCAAATCCTGCATTGCCGGTAACTATTTGCCAGCAATATGCCAATGGGGAAACATTAGATTTTAATGTAACAATATCCAATGCTTTGAGTACTGAATCTTTTGATAAAAATACTCTTTCCGTTTTTCCGAATCCGGTTTCAGACTTGTTAACAATCACTAATGATAACGCTGCTATTGACATGGTTTCCATTTCAAACGCATTAGGGCAAACGAAAACGGTTAAAACTGCCATTACAGATAAATCCGTTATCGTAGATTGCTCGAATCTTTCTTCTGGAATATATTTTTTAAGCGTTCAATCCGAAGGGAAAGTATTCACTCAAAAAGTGGTTAAGAACTAGATTTATTACTTGTTGACTCTTTTTAACCCACAGATCCTACAGGATTGTGGGTTTTTTGGCGTTAAATAGCATCAAAATAGCATAACTAAAGAGAAAAATCATTTTTTCATCTATCTTTGTAAGATACCTATTTCTTAATAGGTTTTTTTTTATAATTCACCTTAAAACCCTTTCAATGATTGATGATATTCTTACCGGTATTCCGTTAGGATTCTTTTTAAGTTTCATGATTGGACCCGTATTCTTTGTTCTTCTGGAAACCAGTATCACTAAAGGGTTTCGTGCCGCTATGTCTTTTGATGTGGGGGTAATTCTGGGAGACATTGTTTTTATTGCTATTGCATATTTTAGTAGTGTCCGCTTAATCCAGAGTATCAAAGATGATCCGGCATTATTTCTTTTCGGGGGCATCCTGATGTTTACTTATGGTATGATTACTTTCTTTAAACTGCGAAGAAAAAGTAAAACCATAGATGAAGATGAGGAAGTGGTTGAATTGATTAAAAAAGATTACCTGAGCCTCTTTCTAAAAGGCTTTTTATTAAACTTTATTAATATTGGCGTACTTGGTTTTTGGCTGGCTATCATTATTACTTTCGGGCCAAAACTGGACATGGAAGCCGGCAGAATGCTTACTTTTTTTAGTGCTGTAATCGGTTCTTATTTTATTACCGATATCGGTAAAATCATGCTGGCAAAACAATTGCGCAAAAAATTAACACCAACGAACATTATCCGGGTTAAAAAATTCAGCAGTGTTTTATTAATGGTCTTCGGGATGGTTTTAATGATTCAGGGATGGTTTCCTAAAGAAAAAGAGTTTGTAAAAAATACCTTAGAAAAAATAGAAGAAAAAAAGTAAGTCTTTTATACATCCAAACGATATAAAAACAAAAAAAGCTGTCAGAAGACAGCTTTTTTAATTCTGAGGCATCGAGCGGATTCGAACCGCTGTAGACGGTTTTGCAGACCGCTGCCTAGCCACTCGGCCACGATGCCAGTGTTATTGGTGGGCAAACTTACTAAAATATTTTTAATTCCAAATCCTAAATTGATAATTTATTCGGTATATTTTGTAATTCGCTCGTTATCAATAATATTTTAACTTCTGTATTCTTCCATTTGTATCGTTACGGCTTCCACATCGCCACCAATAGGCGGATTTAGCTTGGAAACGGCTACAATTATTCTGGAAACAGCAGGAATTTCTTTAAAAATTCTTACAATAATACGCTTCGTAACATGTTCTAATAATTTCGAACGGATAGCCATTTCTTCACGAACGATACGGTTTAAATGAACATAATCAACGGTGTCTTCCAACTCATCTGTTTCCGATGATTTTCTTAAATCTGTTTTTATTTCTAAATCAACACTATAATCAGAACCTATTTTACTTTCTTCTACCAAACAACCGTGAAAAGAAAATGTTCTGATGTTTTTCAGCTTAATAATTCCCATTTTAAATGTATTCAATTATTGGTTATTCCTTCAATGGATAAAAGTACAACTTTTTGGAACGTATTCGTTGAATAAGCATTCAAAGAAATGAGTTTATAATGAACATTTTTGGTAACTTTGCCTTTCTAATTTTATTTTATGTCAACAAAAGAAAAATCATTAAATTTTATCGAACAAATCATTGAGGAAGATTTAAAAAATGGTTTATCTCAAGATAAATTACGTTTCCGTTTCCCGCCAGAACCTAATGGTTATTTACACATTGGGCATGCCAGTTCAATTTGTTTAAACTTTGGACTTGGATTAGATTATCAGGCGCCTGTAAACCTGCGTTTTGATGATACCAATCCGGCTAAGGAAGAGCAGGAATATGTAGATGCTATTAAAAGAGACGTACAATGGTTAGGATATGAATGGGCGCATGAATGCTATGCTTCCGATTATTTCCAGCAGTTGTATGACTGGACAGTTGCCCTAATTAAAAAAGGAAAAGCTTACGTTGACAGTCAGACTTCTGAAGAAATGGCGAAACAAAAAGGAACACCTACACAACCTGGTGTGGACAGTCCTTACCGAA
This region of Flavobacterium inviolabile genomic DNA includes:
- the folB gene encoding dihydroneopterin aldolase, with product MGIIKLKNIRTFSFHGCLVEESKIGSDYSVDLEIKTDLRKSSETDELEDTVDYVHLNRIVREEMAIRSKLLEHVTKRIIVRIFKEIPAVSRIIVAVSKLNPPIGGDVEAVTIQMEEYRS
- a CDS encoding LysE family translocator, which translates into the protein MIDDILTGIPLGFFLSFMIGPVFFVLLETSITKGFRAAMSFDVGVILGDIVFIAIAYFSSVRLIQSIKDDPALFLFGGILMFTYGMITFFKLRRKSKTIDEDEEVVELIKKDYLSLFLKGFLLNFINIGVLGFWLAIIITFGPKLDMEAGRMLTFFSAVIGSYFITDIGKIMLAKQLRKKLTPTNIIRVKKFSSVLLMVFGMVLMIQGWFPKEKEFVKNTLEKIEEKK
- a CDS encoding T9SS type A sorting domain-containing protein, with the translated sequence MKKITLLLLLTSFTFSFAQTASPSPYCASNYSNEPFALPDYFITSVVLKNATLITKNVQSAAPNYQFYNTVAAQDLPKNSQANITINFNGSTMHYIDAWIDYNKNNAFDTGESIGYYDRINDPNMNMNVTSKTFSFTVPASAQNGTTRLRVRVVEDDDVFFSNPALPVTICQQYANGETLDFNVTISNALSTESFDKNTLSVFPNPVSDLLTITNDNAAIDMVSISNALGQTKTVKTAITDKSVIVDCSNLSSGIYFLSVQSEGKVFTQKVVKN